The following coding sequences lie in one Flagellimonas eckloniae genomic window:
- a CDS encoding OmpA family protein, whose amino-acid sequence MQLRFINILTYTLFTLICSSAVSQNLVHNGGFEDFVECPVKMSNLNKDAEYWSAPTLGTTDYFNECSRTKLGIPMNFKGKQEAYEGNAYAGLYLFAPKDYREYIQVELTETLKKGHRYRLSLSLSLSEKSDGAVMDIGAIFAEYPLSIHTKRQLSNSVLASESTKTTHAKQFSATGFYDDKTDWMQVNLDIVAKGFEKILILGNFKSNGGTQYLDFGKTATSTEGYSYYYLDDISLVYLGPDYKTNQSYVLNHVNFDFDRFELEPKAKQSLKDVYQHLQKNPNLKVSISGHTDDQGSEEYNDVLSQQRAKTVAKYLMRLGLPKSRITSAGYGNKMPLDSTQSDKARRKNRRVEFVMTEFVDE is encoded by the coding sequence ATGCAATTACGATTCATTAACATACTAACCTACACTCTTTTCACCCTGATTTGTTCATCGGCGGTATCACAAAACCTTGTGCACAACGGTGGGTTTGAAGATTTTGTGGAATGCCCCGTTAAAATGAGCAATCTCAATAAGGATGCTGAATATTGGAGTGCACCAACCTTGGGTACTACCGATTATTTTAATGAATGCAGTAGGACAAAGTTGGGAATTCCAATGAATTTTAAGGGTAAACAGGAAGCATATGAAGGCAATGCCTATGCAGGCTTATATTTGTTTGCACCAAAGGACTACAGGGAATATATTCAGGTTGAATTGACCGAAACCCTAAAGAAAGGGCACCGATATAGATTAAGCCTTTCCTTGAGCCTCTCCGAAAAATCCGATGGAGCTGTAATGGATATTGGGGCAATCTTTGCCGAATATCCCCTATCCATTCATACCAAAAGACAACTCTCAAATAGTGTTCTGGCTTCGGAATCAACAAAGACAACCCATGCAAAGCAGTTTTCAGCTACAGGTTTTTATGATGATAAAACAGATTGGATGCAGGTAAATTTGGATATCGTTGCGAAGGGATTTGAAAAAATACTAATTCTTGGAAATTTTAAAAGTAATGGCGGGACCCAGTATTTAGATTTTGGAAAAACGGCGACAAGTACTGAAGGTTACTCTTATTATTACTTGGATGATATCTCACTTGTCTATTTAGGCCCGGACTACAAAACCAATCAGAGCTATGTACTAAACCATGTCAATTTTGACTTTGACCGATTTGAATTGGAGCCAAAGGCTAAACAAAGTTTAAAAGACGTATACCAACATCTTCAAAAGAACCCAAACCTAAAGGTGTCCATTAGTGGACACACTGATGATCAAGGTTCAGAGGAATACAATGATGTTCTTTCACAGCAGAGAGCCAAAACCGTTGCAAAATATTTAATGCGATTAGGGCTTCCAAAAAGCCGGATTACTTCTGCAGGATATGGGAACAAGATGCCTTTGGATAGTACGCAAAGTGATAAAGCCCGAAGAAAGAATCGCCGGGTAGAGTTTGTTATGACCGAATTCGTAGACGAATAA
- a CDS encoding tetratricopeptide repeat protein translates to MNRKNLLFFLIFLGTFFVLSAQETKIYSHEDKAFQDALALYNNQQYQASQAIFEKVKTTTADGETEANSAYYSANAAIRLNQRGADGMMEDFVERYPTSTKRNSAFLDVADYYFETGKYPYALKWYKKVDQSAMSNTDKERFNFNNGYALYASKRPKDAERYLSKVSNSPKYGSQAKYYLGYIAYEQDDYDEASARFDQITDPELLNEKLSYYQADLNFKLGNFEEAIAMAKKQLPKSDRKEISELNKIIGESYFNLGQYGEAVPYLKKYRGRRGKLSNTDYYLMGYSHYKQGDFEGAIQYFNKIIGGTNSVSQNAYYHLAECYLKLDKKSEALNAFRNASQMDFSAEIQKDALLNYARLSYEIGNAYEPVPQVMTNYLERYPKDEHQQEIRELLVDSYITSKNFEGAMTLLEKNKGYASKETYQKVAFYRGVELFIDGDYEPALERFSKSLKSAENKTFEARALYWKAESAYRLNRFDDALVDFSQFQRNPVAKSLDEYQSIDYNLGYCYFKLKDYGNAITYFKKVTTSNAEDNERLNDSYLRLGDSYFVNSKYKLAQSAYDESSKLNGPERDYAAFQKALCSGFLGNSSAKIDDLNQFLIRYSKSSLRDDALFELGNSYIKAGKETSGLQTYDRLIEEFSRSKFAPRALLRQGLVHYNANRNDQALSKLKAVVKKYPNTQEAKQAVATAKLVYVDEGRVGEYAAWVRNLDFVEVTDSELDNATFEAADRKYVEGKTDVAIRGFEDYLREFPNGLHALKVNFNLAQLYFSKGEKDNALSNYIVVANSGSGENTEQALTRVCEIYVGKQDYQNAIPYLEQLESTAEIVQNKTFAQSNLMKGYYGKKDYGQTIAYAEKVLKAPKIDNRIKSDAQTMIARSAIATDNEQLAETAYKEVKKIATGELAAEAWFYDAYFKNKNQDFEASNISVQKLAKDYAGYKQWGGKGLIIMAKNFYALEDAFQATYILESVISNFAEYDDIVEEAKGELSWIKTREAQSNSSVDPNGN, encoded by the coding sequence ATGAATCGAAAAAACCTCCTTTTTTTCCTGATTTTCTTGGGAACCTTTTTTGTGCTTTCCGCCCAAGAGACCAAAATCTATTCACATGAGGATAAGGCATTTCAAGATGCGTTGGCCTTATACAATAATCAACAATACCAAGCTTCTCAAGCTATTTTTGAAAAGGTGAAAACCACCACAGCAGATGGTGAGACAGAAGCCAATAGTGCATACTATTCGGCCAACGCCGCTATTCGGTTGAATCAACGTGGAGCCGATGGGATGATGGAAGATTTTGTGGAACGCTATCCAACATCAACCAAACGTAATTCCGCTTTTTTAGATGTTGCCGACTATTATTTTGAGACGGGAAAATACCCGTATGCCCTAAAATGGTATAAAAAGGTAGATCAATCTGCCATGTCCAATACGGACAAAGAGCGCTTTAACTTCAATAACGGATATGCCCTGTATGCTTCAAAAAGACCCAAAGATGCGGAACGCTATTTGAGTAAGGTGAGCAATTCTCCTAAGTACGGTTCCCAGGCTAAATATTATTTAGGATATATCGCATATGAACAAGATGATTATGATGAAGCGAGTGCCCGATTCGACCAAATTACAGACCCAGAGTTGCTCAATGAGAAGCTGTCTTATTATCAGGCCGATTTAAATTTTAAGCTCGGTAATTTTGAAGAAGCCATAGCCATGGCGAAAAAACAATTACCAAAATCAGACCGGAAAGAAATATCTGAACTCAATAAGATAATAGGTGAAAGTTACTTTAACCTTGGGCAGTACGGTGAAGCCGTTCCTTATTTGAAAAAATATAGGGGGAGAAGAGGGAAGTTGAGCAATACTGATTATTACTTAATGGGGTACAGCCATTATAAGCAAGGTGATTTTGAAGGGGCTATTCAATATTTCAATAAAATTATAGGAGGAACAAACAGTGTTTCCCAAAATGCATATTATCATCTGGCTGAATGTTATCTGAAATTAGATAAAAAATCAGAAGCACTTAACGCTTTTAGAAATGCTTCCCAAATGGATTTTAGTGCGGAAATCCAAAAAGATGCCCTACTCAATTATGCCAGATTGAGTTATGAAATTGGAAACGCCTATGAACCCGTTCCGCAGGTGATGACCAACTATTTGGAGAGGTACCCTAAGGATGAACATCAGCAGGAAATTCGTGAACTATTGGTTGATTCGTATATCACTTCCAAGAATTTTGAGGGAGCAATGACACTTTTGGAAAAAAACAAGGGCTATGCCAGTAAGGAAACCTATCAAAAAGTTGCATTTTACAGAGGAGTGGAATTGTTTATTGATGGTGACTATGAACCAGCATTGGAGCGCTTTTCCAAATCCTTGAAAAGTGCAGAAAACAAAACTTTTGAAGCGCGTGCTCTATACTGGAAAGCCGAATCGGCCTATAGATTGAACCGTTTTGATGATGCCCTTGTGGATTTCTCACAATTTCAACGTAACCCAGTTGCAAAAAGTTTGGATGAATATCAAAGTATCGATTACAATTTGGGCTACTGCTATTTCAAATTGAAGGACTATGGCAACGCTATTACTTACTTCAAAAAAGTCACAACTTCTAATGCGGAGGACAATGAGCGTTTGAATGACAGTTACCTGCGCTTGGGTGACAGCTATTTTGTAAATAGTAAATATAAGTTGGCCCAATCCGCTTATGATGAATCATCTAAACTGAATGGTCCTGAACGGGACTATGCAGCCTTTCAGAAAGCACTTTGCAGCGGATTTTTGGGTAACAGCTCAGCTAAAATTGATGATTTGAATCAGTTTTTGATTAGATACTCCAAGTCATCATTGCGAGATGATGCCCTTTTTGAATTAGGGAACTCCTATATAAAAGCTGGAAAGGAAACATCAGGCTTACAAACCTATGACCGATTAATAGAAGAGTTCAGTAGAAGTAAATTTGCACCTAGAGCATTATTGCGACAAGGATTGGTGCATTACAATGCAAATAGGAATGACCAAGCTTTATCGAAGCTAAAAGCCGTTGTTAAAAAATATCCCAATACACAGGAAGCCAAACAGGCAGTGGCCACGGCAAAATTGGTATATGTGGATGAAGGAAGAGTGGGGGAATATGCAGCTTGGGTAAGAAACTTGGATTTTGTTGAGGTTACGGATTCAGAATTGGATAATGCCACTTTTGAAGCAGCCGATAGAAAATATGTGGAAGGAAAAACGGATGTTGCCATACGTGGTTTTGAAGATTACTTACGAGAGTTTCCTAATGGTCTTCACGCATTAAAAGTCAATTTTAATCTGGCACAATTGTATTTTTCCAAAGGAGAAAAAGATAATGCGCTGAGCAACTATATAGTAGTGGCCAATAGTGGTAGCGGAGAAAATACGGAGCAAGCACTTACGCGGGTTTGTGAAATATATGTGGGAAAACAGGATTACCAAAATGCCATTCCATATCTGGAACAATTGGAAAGCACGGCTGAAATTGTTCAGAACAAAACGTTTGCCCAATCCAATCTGATGAAAGGCTATTACGGGAAAAAAGATTACGGACAGACCATTGCTTATGCTGAAAAAGTATTGAAAGCCCCGAAAATTGACAACCGTATTAAAAGTGATGCACAGACCATGATCGCTCGCTCTGCCATAGCTACTGATAATGAACAATTGGCTGAAACTGCCTATAAAGAGGTGAAGAAAATAGCAACAGGCGAATTGGCGGCAGAAGCCTGGTTTTATGATGCCTATTTTAAAAATAAAAATCAGGATTTTGAAGCTTCCAATATATCCGTTCAGAAATTGGCAAAAGATTATGCTGGTTATAAGCAATGGGGAGGAAAGGGATTAATCATCATGGCCAAAAACTTCTATGCTTTGGAAGATGCTTTTCAGGCTACCTATATCCTTGAGAGCGTTATTTCCAATTTTGCCGAGTATGATGACATTGTAGAAGAGGCAAAAGGAGAACTATCCTGGATAAAGACCCGAGAGGCACAGAGCAATTCTTCGGTAGACCCCAACGGTAATTAA
- a CDS encoding amidohydrolase, which produces MKKFLFSFFILSFFVACNPKEEVDLIVSNANIYTVDSDFSKVTSAAVKDGVFVAVGDTEEIQQKYKAKKEINVEGRTIVPGLIDAHCHFYGLGLNQQVVDLVGTSSFEEIVDRIVAFQKEQPANFIRGRGWDQNDWEVKEFPTKDRLDELFPDTPIALERVDGHAYLVNQKALDLAGIIANTQVEGGEIVKKDGKLTGVLVDNPMAMVDAVIPKPTRKTQIQALKDAEQLCLDYGLTTVDDAGLHRSTIELIDSLQGTGDLSIRVYAMVSNTSENLDYYLENGIIKTDRLNVRSVKVYGDGALGSRGAALKKPYSDKENHFGAMVTPVDEIEHLAERIATSDYQMNTHAIGDSANVVVLKAYKKALDNMEDRRWRVEHAQVVSEADFDYFKNGTIPSVQPTHATSDMYWAEDRLGPERVQGAYAFKKLLDKSGIVALGTDFPVEQVSPFLTFYAAVARQDLEKYPEVGFQTKDALTREETLKGMTIWAAYSNFEENEKGSIEVGKFADFVILEDDIMTIPLDQIPSLKAEQVFIGGNQVK; this is translated from the coding sequence ATGAAAAAATTTCTTTTCAGTTTTTTTATCCTTTCTTTTTTTGTTGCCTGCAACCCAAAAGAGGAAGTTGATTTAATTGTTTCCAACGCCAATATCTATACTGTTGATTCGGATTTTTCAAAAGTAACCAGCGCAGCAGTAAAAGATGGTGTATTTGTGGCTGTTGGGGATACCGAGGAAATTCAGCAAAAATATAAGGCAAAGAAGGAGATAAATGTAGAAGGAAGAACTATCGTCCCAGGACTAATTGATGCACATTGCCATTTTTATGGATTGGGGCTTAACCAGCAAGTTGTGGATTTGGTTGGCACTTCTAGTTTTGAGGAGATTGTTGATAGGATAGTGGCATTTCAAAAAGAACAGCCCGCAAATTTTATTAGAGGTAGGGGTTGGGACCAAAATGATTGGGAGGTAAAGGAATTTCCAACAAAAGATAGATTGGACGAGTTATTTCCAGATACTCCCATCGCCTTGGAAAGAGTGGATGGACACGCCTATTTGGTCAATCAAAAGGCATTGGATTTGGCTGGAATTATTGCCAATACTCAAGTGGAAGGTGGTGAAATTGTAAAAAAGGACGGAAAACTAACAGGTGTTTTGGTTGACAATCCCATGGCAATGGTAGATGCCGTAATCCCCAAACCCACTAGAAAAACCCAGATTCAAGCCTTAAAAGATGCAGAGCAACTATGCCTAGATTATGGTTTAACCACAGTTGATGATGCTGGACTCCACAGAAGTACGATTGAATTGATAGACAGTCTCCAAGGTACGGGAGATTTATCCATACGGGTGTATGCCATGGTGAGCAATACATCTGAAAATTTAGATTATTACCTAGAAAATGGAATCATAAAAACAGATAGGTTGAATGTGCGTTCGGTAAAAGTTTATGGTGATGGTGCATTGGGTTCACGAGGTGCCGCGTTAAAAAAACCATATTCAGATAAAGAAAATCATTTTGGAGCTATGGTTACCCCTGTGGACGAAATTGAACATTTGGCGGAGCGAATTGCTACCTCCGATTATCAAATGAATACACATGCCATTGGTGATTCAGCAAATGTTGTGGTACTTAAAGCCTATAAAAAGGCGCTGGACAACATGGAAGATAGACGTTGGAGGGTAGAACATGCGCAAGTGGTCTCCGAAGCAGATTTTGACTATTTTAAAAATGGAACAATCCCTTCTGTTCAACCTACGCATGCAACCAGTGACATGTATTGGGCCGAAGATCGTTTGGGACCAGAACGGGTTCAAGGCGCATATGCATTTAAAAAATTATTGGATAAATCGGGTATCGTTGCCTTGGGAACAGATTTTCCAGTGGAACAGGTCAGTCCATTCTTAACATTCTATGCAGCGGTGGCCCGTCAAGATTTGGAAAAGTACCCTGAAGTTGGTTTTCAAACTAAGGATGCACTTACCAGGGAGGAAACCTTGAAAGGGATGACCATTTGGGCGGCATATTCAAATTTTGAAGAAAACGAAAAAGGTAGCATCGAAGTTGGTAAATTTGCTGACTTTGTCATTTTGGAAGATGATATTATGACCATACCACTTGATCAAATCCCCAGTTTGAAGGCAGAACAGGTTTTTATTGGAGGAAATCAGGTAAAATAA
- a CDS encoding DUF2911 domain-containing protein, with protein sequence MKNILLLTFLTLTLVFSTEATAQKFNGLDKSPADIASFPSSYRVSEKAARVIYSRPQLKGRSLSELAPDGKVWRTGANEAPEITFYKDATVGGKSVKAGTYALFTIPGESEWTVILNGNLNQWGAYSYNSDADVVRVTAKASTDSDSLEAFSIAFEENGTMVMGWGTTRVSLPMSL encoded by the coding sequence ATGAAAAATATTTTATTACTTACTTTTTTAACCTTAACGCTTGTTTTTTCAACAGAGGCAACCGCTCAAAAATTTAATGGCCTGGATAAAAGTCCCGCGGATATTGCATCTTTTCCATCTAGTTACAGGGTTTCTGAGAAAGCTGCCCGTGTAATATACAGTCGTCCGCAATTAAAAGGGCGTAGTCTTTCTGAACTGGCGCCTGATGGTAAAGTTTGGAGAACTGGTGCCAATGAAGCACCAGAAATTACTTTTTATAAGGATGCCACTGTAGGTGGGAAATCTGTGAAAGCTGGAACTTATGCTCTATTTACTATACCAGGAGAGAGTGAGTGGACTGTTATTTTAAATGGAAATTTAAACCAATGGGGAGCCTATTCTTATAATAGCGATGCAGATGTGGTACGAGTTACAGCAAAAGCAAGTACTGACAGTGATTCTTTAGAGGCGTTTTCTATTGCTTTTGAAGAAAATGGCACTATGGTTATGGGATGGGGAACCACACGTGTTTCCTTGCCAATGAGCCTGTAA
- a CDS encoding carboxypeptidase-like regulatory domain-containing protein: protein MPLILSLFRILTSNKIRYYSPNLTMMRIVTCMFILSIIPYFGIGQNKITGKIVDQLGFPVYRASVELNATDNITYTDYDGSFSLSSTKDFHWKINIKSKGYKPESFFVLNGGNTGNIVLEYNTDINKLLDGSSSLHQKFYWDTWNKEILFPKSEHLLVGLFNPSN from the coding sequence ATGCCACTAATTTTATCTCTTTTTAGGATACTAACTTCCAATAAAATTCGTTACTATAGTCCAAATCTTACTATGATGCGCATAGTGACCTGTATGTTCATATTATCGATTATTCCCTATTTTGGCATTGGCCAAAATAAGATAACTGGGAAAATTGTTGATCAGTTGGGATTTCCTGTCTATCGAGCTTCTGTTGAATTAAATGCAACGGATAATATTACGTATACCGATTACGATGGTTCTTTTTCACTTAGTAGTACGAAAGATTTTCATTGGAAAATCAATATAAAATCCAAAGGTTACAAACCGGAATCTTTTTTTGTTCTAAATGGTGGAAATACCGGAAATATTGTACTGGAATACAATACGGATATAAACAAATTATTGGACGGCAGTTCTAGTTTGCACCAAAAATTTTATTGGGATACGTGGAACAAGGAAATTTTATTTCCCAAATCGGAACATTTATTGGTAGGCCTTTTCAATCCATCAAATTAA
- a CDS encoding OmpA family protein, translating into MRYENLQIIITMFYKVTRIFLSLSLYFSIAAPLFGQNLILNPGFENYKTCPLNITNFGTLLEDVSLPSSSSGDYFNTCGSTDFGVPSNFKGTQKATEGSGYVGLYFYALNDYREYIQLNTSRTLREKHPYKITLQVSLAETSSLALKNMSIVLVNKKVKLPNSSALTSSRMDLQEDIKFHKVRLKADNSLANTDDWVTLTAEFDAKGFENHIIVGNFSDNINTELLNQKESILSSDFSYYFVDNLALEELPRINYEKDKIYVLERNPFEPKGYELDAEAIASVKKIFKFLKENAEVQMKITGHSDNVGQPGYNKYISSLRARAVALYLKNLGIDDNRIVWEGVGDTRPLGNGKIKEDHLSNRRVEFVMTEFKD; encoded by the coding sequence ATGCGGTACGAGAACCTACAAATAATCATAACTATGTTTTATAAGGTTACTCGTATTTTTTTGTCCCTTAGTCTTTATTTTTCGATAGCAGCACCTCTTTTTGGACAAAATTTAATTTTGAACCCTGGTTTTGAAAACTACAAAACCTGCCCATTAAACATTACTAATTTTGGTACTCTGCTCGAGGATGTTTCTTTGCCATCATCAAGTTCGGGAGATTATTTCAATACATGCGGTTCAACTGATTTTGGAGTTCCATCAAATTTCAAGGGAACACAAAAAGCCACCGAAGGTTCAGGTTATGTGGGGCTTTATTTCTATGCCTTAAATGATTATCGTGAATATATTCAATTAAACACCAGTAGAACACTCAGGGAAAAACATCCGTATAAGATAACTTTACAAGTGAGCCTTGCAGAGACTTCTAGCTTGGCATTGAAAAATATGTCCATTGTATTGGTAAATAAAAAAGTAAAATTACCCAATAGTTCAGCCTTGACCAGTTCTCGAATGGATTTACAGGAGGATATAAAATTTCATAAGGTAAGATTAAAGGCAGACAATTCATTGGCAAACACAGATGACTGGGTAACACTGACTGCGGAATTTGATGCGAAAGGTTTTGAAAACCATATTATAGTTGGCAATTTTAGTGACAATATAAATACGGAGTTGTTGAATCAAAAAGAATCTATATTATCCAGTGATTTCTCGTATTACTTCGTCGATAATTTAGCCTTGGAAGAATTGCCAAGAATTAATTATGAAAAAGATAAGATATATGTGTTGGAGCGTAATCCATTTGAACCAAAAGGATACGAATTGGACGCAGAGGCAATAGCAAGTGTTAAAAAGATATTCAAGTTTCTAAAAGAGAATGCGGAGGTTCAGATGAAGATTACAGGCCATTCAGACAATGTAGGACAACCAGGATATAATAAGTACATATCTTCTTTAAGGGCAAGAGCCGTTGCACTATACCTCAAAAACCTTGGTATTGATGATAATCGCATTGTGTGGGAAGGTGTTGGAGACACAAGACCGCTTGGAAACGGAAAAATCAAGGAAGATCATCTTTCCAATAGGAGAGTAGAATTTGTGATGACCGAATTTAAGGATTAG
- a CDS encoding TonB-dependent receptor, with translation MHKNSYIFSILFLSLWSTVFAQETDDIGTETVTVVKPYSPTVSDAFKIKSTPNLNDSIVLQKKEINYSIFSVPVASTFTPAKGKASRVKKTPAPTLYNSYASVGLGNFNNSLVDLYTSREFNRGEDLLDFGLSHHSSRGAIETTPLDADFYNTNLDVSYAKKDRDMDWGASIGLQHQLYNWYGIENGAFDDATIASIDERQNYFNGEAKAHLNLEDSFFKKGTVLLRRFWDATESGENRVVLEPSIELPITEELITINTKIDYVNGNFKNASLNNTVNDSEIKYSQFQVGVNPSLLILRDDLTLNLGANFVYGLDTESSDGNFYIYPAVTASYRLVDETVIAYGGIEGELKQNSYHDFVDENPYVSPTLDIQPTDQQYEGYLGLKGQLVSNVGYNIKGSYTAENRRPLFFLNPQNLFRDDEKGYFYGNSFQVFYDDVKTLGIFGELNIDINRNFTLGINAEFYDYDTETDNPAWNLPSVKGSLFMDYQINKQWYLGANLFYVGEREDLVSQAVQNVLPSEFPAAIVTLDGFFDANAHVGYRFNEQLSVFVKASNIANNDYQRWANFRVQGFQALAGVSYKFDF, from the coding sequence ATGCATAAGAACAGCTATATATTTTCCATATTATTTTTGAGTCTTTGGAGTACGGTTTTTGCACAGGAAACCGATGATATAGGCACTGAAACGGTTACAGTTGTCAAACCGTATTCTCCCACCGTTTCAGATGCCTTTAAAATAAAATCCACTCCAAATTTGAACGATTCCATAGTTCTTCAAAAAAAAGAGATCAATTACAGTATTTTCTCTGTGCCAGTGGCTTCCACATTTACACCGGCAAAAGGAAAAGCATCGAGAGTAAAAAAGACACCGGCGCCTACCTTGTATAATTCATACGCTTCCGTTGGTTTGGGAAATTTCAACAACTCTTTGGTCGATTTATATACCAGTAGAGAATTTAATAGAGGAGAAGACTTGTTGGATTTTGGATTGAGTCACCACTCATCTCGCGGCGCTATAGAAACCACTCCCTTAGATGCAGATTTTTACAATACAAATCTAGACGTTTCCTACGCTAAGAAGGACAGGGACATGGATTGGGGGGCTAGTATTGGACTTCAGCACCAATTATATAACTGGTACGGAATTGAAAATGGAGCTTTTGATGATGCTACAATTGCATCCATAGATGAACGCCAGAATTATTTTAATGGCGAGGCAAAAGCCCATTTAAATTTGGAAGATTCATTTTTTAAGAAAGGAACTGTTCTGTTGAGACGATTTTGGGATGCAACGGAATCAGGTGAGAACCGTGTGGTCTTGGAACCATCCATAGAATTGCCCATAACAGAGGAATTAATAACTATAAACACCAAAATTGACTACGTTAATGGGAACTTTAAAAACGCCTCATTAAACAACACTGTAAATGATTCTGAAATTAAGTATAGCCAATTTCAAGTTGGGGTAAACCCAAGTTTATTAATATTGCGTGATGACCTTACCCTTAATTTGGGTGCCAATTTTGTATATGGATTGGATACAGAAAGCAGTGACGGTAATTTTTATATATACCCAGCAGTTACCGCTTCGTATCGTTTGGTGGACGAAACAGTAATCGCTTATGGCGGTATTGAAGGCGAACTAAAACAAAACTCCTATCATGATTTTGTAGATGAAAACCCCTATGTCTCTCCCACTTTGGATATTCAACCCACAGATCAACAGTATGAAGGATATTTGGGACTCAAAGGACAATTAGTGTCAAATGTGGGATATAATATTAAGGGTTCATACACAGCGGAGAATAGAAGGCCCTTGTTTTTTCTCAATCCCCAAAATCTTTTCAGGGATGATGAGAAAGGCTATTTCTACGGGAATTCTTTCCAAGTGTTTTATGATGATGTAAAAACATTGGGCATTTTCGGAGAATTAAATATTGATATAAACCGAAACTTCACTTTGGGTATCAATGCGGAATTTTATGATTATGATACTGAAACTGATAACCCGGCTTGGAACTTACCAAGCGTTAAAGGGTCCTTGTTTATGGATTACCAGATAAATAAGCAATGGTATTTAGGCGCTAATTTGTTTTATGTTGGAGAACGTGAAGATTTGGTTTCGCAAGCTGTTCAAAATGTGTTGCCTTCAGAATTTCCTGCAGCAATTGTAACATTAGATGGTTTTTTTGATGCCAATGCCCATGTAGGCTATCGTTTTAACGAACAGTTATCGGTTTTTGTAAAAGCATCCAATATCGCCAATAATGATTACCAGAGATGGGCCAATTTTAGGGTGCAAGGCTTTCAAGCTTTAGCAGGTGTTTCTTACAAATTTGATTTTTGA